Proteins encoded in a region of the Kwoniella shivajii chromosome 3, complete sequence genome:
- a CDS encoding DNA repair protein rad18 codes for MDMSSHPLLASLDEPPPFPPSYPQLRRLDRSVVCQICKEPFQAPVSIQCGHSFCSACIRSSLDAMKKCPSCNEPASEGHIRRNRALEEITDSWEESRPVIHGLAHPPTSKKRPAPEPSSKPASSTGVKRMKQSPRAEGSSSRSQSPTKSRKSDIVESDIPIDLDEDENDEVLELTENDEAPCPLCQASLPISSIPMHIEKGCPPPKGKTNGMRKGNQKADWKKVFSGQGTSSKAKEVEMKRITKPNYSLATPADLRGLLSEYSLSTTGDKSALVARVQEWIILFNSNLDTSHPSSLSALRAKMSDVEASKKRDKEKGKDEMINQMASTSGLRKYAKESGGEFERLKREIIERDKRRKEEEEGKGSGRDNAIEVE; via the exons ATGGACATGTCTTCACATCCCCTTCTCGCTTCGCTGGACGAACCACCACCTTTCCCCCCTTCATATCCTCAGCTCAGGAGACTGGATCGATCAGTAGTCTGTCAAATATGCAAGGAACCTTTTCAAGCTCCTGTATCAATACAATGTGGTCATTCATTCTGTTCAGCA TGTATCCGATCTTCTTTAGATGCTATGAAGAAGTGTCCATCGTGTAATGAGCCTGCTTCCGAAGGTCATATAAGGCGAAATAGAGCTTTGGAGGAAATTACAGATTCATGGGAAGAATCAAG ACCAGTGATTCACGGTTTAGCGCACCCACCTACCTCCAAAAAGCGACCCGCACCAGAACCGAGCTCAAAACCAGCATCGTCTACAGGAGTGAAAAGAATGAAGCAAAGTCCTCGAGCAGAAGGAAGTTCAAGTCGATCTCAGAGTCCAACAAAATCACGCAAATCAGATATAGTCGAAAGCGATATACCTATCGATCtggacgaagacgaaaaTGATGAGGTTTTGGAACTGACTGAAAATG ACGAAGCGCCTTGTCCACTTTGTCAAGCTTCTTTACCAATATCTTCAATACCCATGCACATCGAAAAAGGCTGCCCACCTCCGAAAGGTAAAACGAACGGAATGAGAAAAGGCAATCAAAAAGCAGATTGGAAAAAGGTATTTTCAGGTCAAGGTACAAGTAGCAAAGCTAAAGA AGTCGAGATGAAGCGCATCACTAAACCGAATTACTCGCTGGCTACTCCAGCAGATTTGCGAGGCTTATTATCG GAGTATTCTCTATCGACCACAGGGGACAAGTCAGCATTGGTAGCTAGAGTACAAGAATGGATCATCTTATTCAACTCCAATCTCGATACGTCCCATCCGTCCTCTTTGTCAGCTTTAAGAGCTAAAATGTCCGACGTAGAAGCAAGTAAGAAACGAGATaaggagaaagggaaagatgaaatgatcaaccAAATGGCGAGTACCAGCGGCTTACGCAAGTACGCAAAGGAAAGCGGCGGCGAATTCGAGAGACTGAAAAGGGAGATCATCGAAAGAGACAAacgaagaaaggaagaggaggaagggaagggaagtGGGAGGGATAATGCTATCGAGGTGGAGTAG